A DNA window from Pseudodesulfovibrio thermohalotolerans contains the following coding sequences:
- a CDS encoding methyl-accepting chemotaxis protein translates to MEKSEIVAREAESRAREALVQAEQARRQGEAARCEGLLSAAGTLERSVQSIRDHSAILGAASGKARDGAAEQQRLMGEAASAMEEMNAAVGETAAGASAAASEADMVMERAEAGSAVVARTLDSISEVSRNSQTLVESVAGLGSQAEDVGAIMGVISDIADQTNLLALNAAIEAARAGEAGRGFAVVADEVRKLAEKTMEATRDVGVAIQGIQAQVARTIDGVKGMAGLADEAAGMAGESGTALEEIVSHSGTSAERIGAIAAASAQQSVSSEEVTRTISAVHDISSATDQGMAEAAEAVENLSARVEELSVMTGVFRLVGSGRVQEILGVLAGSEAIRSGGRESLERVMREALRENDFLELMYVTDAQGRQTVSNMGGKVSGFAEDPEAFGADWSGRPWFRGAMDNRTFQISDVYTSSASGGECITVSGPYFGRDGQVLGVIAADVSV, encoded by the coding sequence GTGGAAAAGAGCGAAATTGTAGCCAGGGAGGCCGAGTCCCGCGCGCGGGAGGCCCTGGTCCAGGCCGAGCAGGCGCGCAGGCAGGGCGAGGCCGCCAGATGTGAAGGGCTTTTGTCCGCCGCCGGGACTCTTGAGCGTTCAGTACAGTCCATTCGCGACCACTCGGCCATTCTGGGCGCGGCCTCGGGCAAGGCTCGGGACGGCGCGGCGGAGCAGCAGCGGCTGATGGGCGAGGCCGCCTCGGCCATGGAGGAGATGAACGCGGCCGTGGGCGAGACCGCCGCCGGAGCGAGCGCGGCCGCTTCGGAAGCGGACATGGTCATGGAGCGCGCGGAGGCTGGTTCGGCCGTGGTCGCCAGGACTCTGGATTCCATCAGCGAGGTTTCGCGCAATTCCCAAACCCTGGTCGAGAGCGTGGCCGGGCTCGGCTCCCAGGCCGAGGACGTCGGGGCTATCATGGGCGTGATTTCGGACATCGCGGACCAGACCAATTTGCTGGCTCTCAACGCCGCCATCGAAGCCGCCAGGGCGGGCGAGGCCGGGCGCGGTTTCGCTGTGGTGGCCGACGAGGTGCGCAAGCTTGCCGAGAAAACCATGGAAGCGACCCGCGACGTCGGCGTCGCCATCCAGGGCATTCAGGCGCAGGTGGCCCGGACCATAGATGGAGTCAAGGGTATGGCCGGGCTGGCGGACGAAGCCGCAGGCATGGCCGGGGAGTCCGGCACTGCTTTGGAGGAGATCGTGTCCCACTCCGGCACCAGCGCCGAACGCATTGGCGCCATAGCCGCGGCTTCGGCCCAGCAGTCGGTGTCGAGCGAAGAGGTCACGCGGACCATTTCCGCAGTGCACGATATTTCCTCGGCCACGGACCAGGGTATGGCCGAAGCTGCCGAGGCCGTGGAAAACCTGTCGGCCCGCGTGGAGGAACTGTCCGTCATGACCGGGGTGTTCCGGCTGGTGGGCAGCGGCAGGGTGCAGGAGATACTCGGCGTTCTGGCCGGTTCCGAGGCGATCCGGTCCGGAGGGCGAGAGTCCCTGGAGCGGGTCATGCGCGAGGCCTTGCGGGAGAATGATTTTCTTGAACTCATGTATGTCACGGACGCACAGGGGCGACAAACGGTCAGCAACATGGGCGGCAAGGTCTCCGGTTTCGCCGAGGACCCTGAGGCCTTCGGCGCGGACTGGAGCGGACGTCCCTGGTTCCGGGGCGCGATGGACAACCGCACCTTTCAGATTTCCGACGTGTACACATCCTCGGCCTCGGGAGGAGAGTGCATCACCGTGTCCGGGCCATACTTCGGCCGCGACGGGCAGGTCCTCGGCGTCATTGCCGCAGATGTCAGTGTCTAG
- a CDS encoding DMT family transporter — MTDNRKALLFGLATVTIWSTVASAFKIALRGLDPLQLLLCACAISIAALALILIVQGKLGEIRRMGRRGTMRCALLGALNPFLYYTILFKAYDLLPAQEAQPINYTWAVTLSLLSVPLLGQRLSLKDLGAIILSYLGVVVISTHGDPFSMSFSSLPGVGLALGSTVIWAVYWIFNTRSKADPIAGLLLSFMTGFPLILAATLLFSELPSLETGQILAASYVGLFEMGITFALWLTAMKYAAKPTGGGTARVANLIFLSPFLSLVFIHFLVGETIHPATVAGLAFIIAGNALMQYKPKKRA; from the coding sequence GTGACCGACAACAGGAAAGCCCTTCTCTTCGGCCTGGCCACGGTGACCATCTGGTCCACCGTGGCCTCGGCCTTCAAGATCGCCCTACGCGGGCTGGACCCGCTGCAACTCCTGCTCTGCGCCTGCGCAATTTCCATCGCGGCCCTTGCGCTGATCCTGATCGTTCAGGGAAAACTTGGCGAAATCCGACGGATGGGGCGCAGGGGGACCATGCGTTGCGCCCTGCTCGGCGCGCTCAACCCGTTCCTCTACTACACCATCCTGTTCAAGGCGTACGACCTGCTGCCCGCCCAGGAGGCCCAGCCCATCAACTACACCTGGGCCGTGACGCTGTCGCTGCTGTCCGTGCCCTTGCTCGGCCAGAGGCTCTCCCTCAAGGACTTGGGCGCGATCATTCTCAGCTACCTCGGCGTGGTGGTCATCTCCACCCACGGCGATCCGTTCTCCATGAGCTTCTCCAGCCTGCCCGGCGTGGGCCTGGCCCTGGGCAGCACGGTCATCTGGGCCGTCTACTGGATATTCAACACCAGGAGCAAAGCCGACCCCATCGCCGGCCTGCTCCTCAGCTTCATGACGGGCTTTCCCCTCATCCTGGCGGCCACGCTGCTCTTTTCCGAACTGCCGTCCCTCGAAACCGGCCAAATCCTGGCCGCCTCCTATGTGGGCCTCTTCGAAATGGGCATCACCTTCGCCCTCTGGCTCACGGCCATGAAATACGCAGCCAAGCCGACCGGCGGCGGCACCGCCCGCGTGGCCAATCTCATTTTTCTCTCGCCCTTCCTGTCCCTGGTCTTCATCCATTTCCTGGTGGGCGAAACCATCCACCCAGCCACAGTGGCGGGCCTTGCCTTCATCATCGCGGGCAACGCCCTTATGCAGTACAAGCCCAAGAAGCGCGCCTGA
- a CDS encoding LOG family protein gives MHRSKQYLIDDLSIHESWRLFKIMSEIVDGFENLSEIGPAVSVFGSARVKPDEPLYQKTEQLSKALSLAGFSVITGGGPGLMEAGNKGAFENDGESIGLHIHLPMEQKSNQFLNVKSEFRYFFIRKLMFIKYALAYVALPGGYGTLDELSEALVLIQTHRIKPFPIVLFGTEFWAGLIDWFRDQMVSNGFCKAEDLELFIVTDDVNEVVSHIRKHVIV, from the coding sequence ATACATCGTTCCAAGCAATATCTCATCGACGATTTGTCCATTCACGAGTCTTGGCGGCTCTTCAAAATCATGTCCGAAATTGTCGACGGTTTCGAAAACCTGTCCGAGATCGGCCCGGCCGTATCCGTGTTCGGCTCGGCCAGGGTCAAACCGGACGAACCGCTCTACCAGAAGACCGAACAGCTGTCCAAGGCCCTGTCCCTGGCCGGATTTTCCGTTATAACCGGCGGCGGCCCCGGCCTCATGGAGGCCGGAAACAAAGGCGCGTTCGAGAACGACGGCGAATCCATCGGCCTGCATATCCACCTGCCCATGGAACAAAAAAGCAACCAGTTCCTGAACGTCAAAAGCGAATTTCGCTACTTCTTCATCCGCAAGCTCATGTTCATCAAATACGCGCTGGCCTACGTGGCCCTGCCCGGCGGGTACGGTACCCTGGACGAGCTGTCCGAGGCGCTGGTGCTCATCCAGACCCACCGCATCAAGCCGTTCCCCATTGTGCTCTTCGGCACCGAGTTCTGGGCGGGTCTCATCGACTGGTTCAGAGACCAGATGGTGTCCAACGGCTTCTGCAAGGCCGAAGACCTCGAACTGTTCATCGTCACGGACGACGTAAACGAAGTGGTCAGCCACATCCGCAAGCACGTCATCGTTTAA
- a CDS encoding MBL fold metallo-hydrolase, with the protein MKVTFMGAARTVSGSCFILECGGKRFAVDCGMHQGNREIEKRNWNIDAYGPKKLDFILITHAHIDHTGLLPALVAKGYRNPIYCTEPTRDLLEIMLLDSAHIQEMEAEWGNRKQRRTGGDMINPLYTIADAERTTPLFAPIEYSKTFEPAPGIRVTYKDAGHILGSAFIEIEYEEEGKLTKVVFSGDLGRPEQLIVNNPSDMECADYLFMESTYGNRNHVDAEGSLDELAEAIAYSYGNGEKVVIPAFAVERSQQIIYSLFLLRKQGKLPADMPVYLDSPLAIRATEIFRKHPEYYDEETQKYIEAGENPLDLPNLHFTQSREQSQAINESQGPAIIISASGMANAGRVKHHLKHNLWRPGASVVFVGWQGVGTPGRKIVNGAEKITIFGEEVLVKAKVFTINGFSGHAGQDELMDWLGTMQGKPIKILLVHGEAEVQKEFAKLIKEKFGFTVHIPEYMEVLELEPGKDLQPLVDMDLARPRVDWNFLLADSENLYRELRNRIRDVEKRPWVDQAELRDKLLDINRNIVELVSEM; encoded by the coding sequence ATGAAAGTCACCTTCATGGGCGCTGCCCGTACCGTTAGCGGTTCTTGTTTCATCCTCGAATGCGGCGGCAAGCGCTTCGCCGTGGACTGTGGAATGCATCAGGGCAACCGCGAGATAGAAAAGCGCAACTGGAACATAGACGCGTACGGTCCCAAGAAGCTGGACTTCATATTGATAACCCACGCCCACATCGATCATACGGGGCTTTTACCCGCCCTGGTGGCCAAGGGGTATCGCAACCCCATCTACTGCACCGAGCCCACCCGCGATCTGCTGGAAATCATGCTTTTGGACTCAGCGCATATCCAGGAAATGGAGGCGGAGTGGGGCAACCGCAAACAGCGCCGGACGGGCGGAGACATGATAAATCCGCTCTATACCATCGCCGATGCGGAGCGGACCACGCCTTTGTTCGCGCCCATAGAATATTCCAAGACTTTCGAGCCCGCGCCCGGTATCAGGGTGACCTACAAGGACGCCGGGCATATCCTCGGTTCGGCCTTCATCGAGATCGAGTACGAGGAAGAAGGCAAGCTGACCAAGGTGGTCTTTTCCGGTGATCTCGGCAGGCCCGAGCAGCTTATCGTCAACAACCCCTCGGACATGGAGTGCGCCGACTACTTGTTCATGGAGTCCACCTACGGTAATCGCAACCATGTGGACGCGGAGGGCAGCCTGGACGAGCTGGCCGAGGCCATCGCCTACAGCTACGGCAACGGCGAAAAAGTGGTGATTCCCGCCTTTGCCGTGGAGCGGTCCCAGCAGATCATCTACTCCCTGTTCCTGCTTCGCAAACAGGGGAAGCTGCCTGCCGACATGCCCGTATATCTGGATAGCCCGTTGGCCATCAGGGCCACGGAGATTTTTCGCAAGCATCCGGAATATTACGACGAGGAGACGCAGAAATATATTGAGGCCGGGGAAAATCCTCTGGACCTGCCCAATCTGCACTTCACCCAGAGCCGCGAACAGTCCCAGGCCATCAACGAGTCCCAGGGCCCGGCCATCATCATCTCGGCCAGCGGCATGGCCAATGCGGGCCGCGTCAAGCACCACCTCAAGCACAACCTGTGGCGGCCCGGGGCCAGCGTGGTCTTCGTGGGCTGGCAGGGCGTGGGCACGCCGGGACGCAAGATCGTCAACGGGGCCGAAAAGATAACCATTTTCGGTGAAGAAGTCCTGGTCAAGGCCAAGGTCTTCACCATCAACGGCTTTTCGGGTCATGCCGGACAGGACGAACTCATGGACTGGCTCGGCACCATGCAGGGCAAGCCCATCAAGATTCTGCTCGTGCACGGCGAGGCCGAGGTCCAGAAGGAGTTCGCCAAGCTCATCAAGGAGAAGTTCGGTTTCACGGTGCATATTCCCGAATACATGGAAGTGCTTGAGCTTGAGCCGGGCAAGGATTTGCAACCCCTGGTGGACATGGACTTGGCGCGGCCGCGCGTGGATTGGAATTTCCTGCTGGCCGACTCCGAGAATCTTTACCGGGAGCTGCGCAACCGTATCCGGGACGTGGAGAAGCGTCCCTGGGTCGATCAGGCGGAGCTGCGCGACAAGCTTCTTGACATCAACCGAAATATTGTGGAGCTCGTCTCCGAGATGTAG
- the rsmD gene encoding 16S rRNA (guanine(966)-N(2))-methyltransferase RsmD: protein MRIIGGQYKGRRILTCEGPGYRPATMKVRESVFSMLMARGVDFSHARVIDMFAGSGSLALECLSRGASTAWFVEKSPKAAALIRRNLADLKVDKRHFRVVCKDLFNVLSGSPDQPFDLVFIDPPYGRDLLVPALEKAIENGWIAQGALVLAEVENSVEAPQDGPVGDMELLTDREYGQTRILIWRK from the coding sequence ATGCGGATTATTGGTGGACAATACAAAGGGCGCAGGATTTTGACCTGCGAGGGACCAGGCTACCGGCCCGCCACCATGAAGGTGCGCGAATCGGTCTTTTCCATGCTCATGGCCAGGGGCGTCGACTTCAGCCATGCTCGGGTCATCGACATGTTTGCCGGGTCCGGCTCATTGGCGCTCGAATGCCTCAGTCGGGGCGCGTCAACGGCCTGGTTTGTGGAGAAGAGCCCCAAGGCCGCGGCCCTCATCCGTCGCAACTTGGCGGACCTCAAAGTTGATAAAAGGCATTTCAGAGTGGTCTGCAAGGACCTTTTCAATGTACTGTCCGGAAGTCCGGACCAGCCCTTCGACCTGGTCTTCATCGACCCGCCCTATGGCCGCGACCTCCTTGTTCCGGCTCTTGAGAAGGCGATTGAAAACGGCTGGATCGCGCAGGGAGCGTTGGTCCTGGCCGAGGTGGAGAACTCCGTCGAAGCCCCGCAGGACGGTCCTGTAGGGGATATGGAATTGTTAACCGACCGTGAATACGGTCAAACCAGGATTTTGATATGGCGAAAATGA
- the coaD gene encoding pantetheine-phosphate adenylyltransferase: MAKMNPRLAVYPGTFDPLTMGHVSLTRRGLNVFDNIILAVAESTPKKTLLTVGERVALAKDVFRNEPRVSVESFDCLLIDYVEGRGAGSIMRGLRAVSDFEYEFQMALMNRKLKGEIETVFMMTDFKWMYLSSTIVKEVAQYGGDIRGLVPGPVATALSVKYGVKPQDWGQNHYI, translated from the coding sequence ATGGCGAAAATGAACCCCAGGCTGGCCGTGTACCCCGGCACCTTCGATCCTTTGACCATGGGCCACGTGAGCTTGACCCGCCGGGGGCTGAATGTCTTCGATAATATTATTCTCGCTGTGGCGGAAAGCACGCCCAAGAAGACGCTGTTGACCGTGGGTGAGCGGGTGGCCCTCGCCAAGGACGTGTTTCGCAACGAGCCGAGGGTTTCGGTGGAGTCTTTTGACTGCCTGCTTATCGATTACGTGGAGGGCAGGGGCGCGGGGTCCATTATGCGCGGGCTGCGCGCGGTTTCCGATTTCGAATACGAGTTTCAGATGGCGCTCATGAACCGCAAGCTCAAGGGAGAGATCGAGACCGTGTTCATGATGACCGACTTCAAGTGGATGTATCTGAGTTCCACCATCGTCAAGGAAGTGGCCCAGTACGGCGGCGACATCCGCGGCCTGGTGCCCGGCCCGGTTGCCACGGCTCTGTCCGTCAAGTACGGCGTCAAGCCCCAGGACTGGGGACAAAACCACTACATATGA
- the miaA gene encoding tRNA (adenosine(37)-N6)-dimethylallyltransferase MiaA, with product MNRKPPIVCLLGPTGTGKTAAAIAIAGRLPAAVINFDSRQVYRDFPIITAQPDEKERGACPHLLYGFLPTEEKMNAARFVELAVDKIETVRGEGRLPILVGGTGLYLRSLLSGIAPIPEIPAEIRREVLDRIAVEGPQVLHAELTRIDPDYAARIHPNDTQRNARAAEVYLATGRTMTWWHTESEHSPAPYDALKVGMRIALNDLEPHLARRIDVMLELGALDEAQAAFERCPDPDAPGWTGIGCAELLAFLRGGSTMVQAREQWVRNTRAYAKRQITWFNKEEDIHWFAPGDGESVADLVESWLSERS from the coding sequence ATGAACCGCAAGCCTCCCATAGTCTGTCTGCTCGGGCCGACCGGCACGGGCAAGACCGCGGCGGCCATCGCCATTGCCGGACGTCTGCCCGCCGCCGTAATCAATTTCGATTCCCGCCAGGTGTATCGGGACTTCCCGATTATCACGGCTCAGCCCGATGAGAAGGAGCGTGGCGCTTGCCCGCACCTTCTTTACGGTTTCCTGCCGACGGAAGAAAAAATGAACGCGGCGCGGTTCGTGGAGCTGGCCGTGGACAAGATCGAGACGGTGCGCGGAGAGGGGCGGCTGCCCATTCTGGTGGGCGGCACGGGGCTCTATCTCCGCTCGCTCCTGTCCGGCATCGCGCCCATCCCGGAGATTCCGGCTGAAATTCGCCGGGAGGTCCTCGACCGCATTGCTGTGGAGGGACCGCAAGTCCTGCACGCCGAATTGACGCGCATCGACCCGGACTATGCGGCCAGGATTCACCCCAACGACACCCAGCGCAACGCCCGGGCCGCCGAGGTGTATCTGGCCACAGGCCGAACCATGACCTGGTGGCATACCGAGAGCGAGCATTCCCCGGCGCCCTACGACGCCCTCAAGGTGGGAATGCGTATCGCCCTGAACGACCTGGAGCCGCATCTGGCGAGACGTATCGACGTCATGCTTGAGCTGGGAGCGCTGGACGAGGCGCAGGCCGCTTTCGAGCGTTGTCCGGACCCGGACGCGCCGGGCTGGACCGGCATCGGTTGCGCCGAGCTTCTCGCCTTTTTGCGGGGCGGCTCCACCATGGTCCAGGCGCGCGAGCAGTGGGTGCGGAACACCAGGGCGTATGCCAAACGGCAGATTACCTGGTTCAACAAGGAAGAGGACATCCACTGGTTCGCGCCCGGCGACGGTGAGAGCGTTGCCGACCTTGTGGAATCGTGGCTGTCCGAACGGAGTTGA
- a CDS encoding SixA phosphatase family protein: MLIHLMQHGACLPKEVNPNQPLSPVGREQVEKSARSAAILGLRFQLVVASPKLRSFQTAEIMAEQTGYPPSHIVVTDAVKAMAQTSETLRFINEYVGLDSIFIAGHLPSLALLASAILSPAKGVDIRVENGGLMQIALEPGQAAGTLNWTMTPTQLAVLAGS, translated from the coding sequence ATGCTTATCCATCTCATGCAGCACGGAGCCTGCCTTCCCAAGGAAGTCAACCCGAACCAGCCCCTGAGCCCGGTGGGCCGGGAACAGGTGGAGAAATCCGCCCGGTCCGCGGCTATCCTCGGCCTGCGCTTCCAACTGGTGGTGGCAAGCCCCAAACTCCGCTCCTTCCAGACCGCTGAAATCATGGCGGAACAAACCGGCTACCCGCCCTCGCACATCGTTGTCACGGACGCGGTCAAAGCCATGGCCCAGACCTCGGAAACATTGAGATTCATCAATGAATACGTTGGGCTGGACTCGATCTTCATCGCTGGCCACCTGCCTTCCCTGGCCCTTCTGGCCTCGGCCATCCTGTCGCCCGCCAAGGGGGTGGATATCCGCGTGGAAAACGGCGGACTCATGCAGATCGCCCTTGAGCCGGGCCAAGCCGCCGGGACCCTGAACTGGACAATGACCCCGACGCAACTGGCCGTTCTTGCCGGAAGCTGA
- the pgsA gene encoding CDP-diacylglycerol--glycerol-3-phosphate 3-phosphatidyltransferase: MSRDAIWTVPNILTVVRILLTPLFVVAYVGENFNLAWMLFAVAGLTDAFDGFLARIWDQRTQLGAVLDPLADKALLVTSFICLAVKGWIPFWFAVLVVSRDLIIVGGLAVLAFLGVDVKERIKPIWISKFNTAAQIIFVVSVMIHRTFKLDYGFIINTLLTVTAISTVFSGIAYVRRGFKIFSEEGEV, encoded by the coding sequence GTGTCGCGTGACGCCATTTGGACGGTCCCGAATATCCTGACCGTCGTTCGCATATTGTTGACGCCGCTTTTCGTCGTGGCCTACGTGGGCGAGAATTTCAATCTCGCCTGGATGTTGTTCGCCGTGGCCGGTCTGACCGACGCCTTTGACGGCTTCCTGGCCCGGATATGGGACCAGCGCACGCAACTGGGGGCCGTTCTGGATCCCCTGGCCGACAAGGCGTTGCTGGTGACTTCCTTCATCTGTCTGGCGGTCAAGGGGTGGATTCCCTTCTGGTTTGCCGTCCTGGTGGTCAGCCGCGATCTGATTATCGTCGGCGGTCTGGCCGTGCTCGCCTTCCTCGGCGTGGACGTCAAGGAGCGCATCAAGCCTATCTGGATCAGCAAGTTCAACACGGCCGCCCAGATTATTTTTGTCGTGTCGGTAATGATCCACCGCACCTTCAAGCTGGACTACGGCTTCATTATCAACACCCTGCTGACCGTTACCGCCATTTCCACCGTTTTCTCCGGCATCGCCTATGTCCGTCGCGGATTCAAAATCTTTTCCGAAGAGGGCGAAGTCTGA
- a CDS encoding twin-arginine translocase TatA/TatE family subunit translates to MIGGFGVWELLIILVIVLVIFGAKKLPEIGGGIGKAISNFKKATSEPDEIDVTPKSTPSEEEKKDS, encoded by the coding sequence ATGATTGGCGGATTCGGCGTTTGGGAACTCTTGATTATTCTCGTTATTGTCCTGGTCATTTTCGGCGCCAAGAAACTGCCGGAGATCGGTGGCGGCATCGGCAAGGCCATCAGCAACTTCAAAAAGGCCACCAGCGAGCCTGACGAAATCGACGTAACCCCCAAATCCACCCCCTCCGAAGAAGAGAAAAAGGACAGCTAA
- a CDS encoding HAD family hydrolase: protein MAIANLLMNPCLIEGVKTVVFDNDGVLIDSYEANMVYYGTIRRELGLPPMTDAERYYVHSRTHDEAVRHIVPADKLERAFQVGATMDQASLAPYFKRSEGIREFLCWLRSAGFGLAVNTSRGTSMDLVLKLTDLEGFFHPIITSCKVSKPKPHPEGLYRIMREHGVRPDEVAYIGDSVVDQRAAQAAGVRFWAYRDQALEADVHIEDFWAIRAAMQRCYKGCAPAF, encoded by the coding sequence ATGGCGATAGCCAATCTGTTGATGAACCCCTGCCTGATCGAGGGCGTCAAGACCGTTGTTTTCGACAACGACGGCGTGCTGATCGATTCCTACGAGGCCAACATGGTCTATTACGGCACCATCCGGCGTGAGTTGGGGCTGCCGCCCATGACCGATGCCGAGAGGTATTACGTTCACTCGCGCACCCACGACGAGGCCGTGCGCCATATCGTTCCCGCAGACAAGCTGGAGCGGGCCTTTCAGGTCGGGGCGACTATGGATCAGGCGTCATTGGCCCCGTACTTCAAGCGTTCGGAGGGCATCCGCGAGTTCTTGTGCTGGCTGCGTTCCGCCGGGTTCGGCCTGGCCGTGAACACCAGCCGGGGCACATCCATGGATCTGGTCCTTAAGCTTACGGATTTGGAGGGTTTTTTTCATCCGATCATCACCTCCTGCAAGGTGAGCAAGCCCAAGCCGCATCCCGAGGGGTTGTATCGGATCATGCGCGAACATGGTGTGCGGCCGGACGAGGTCGCCTACATCGGCGACTCCGTGGTGGACCAGCGGGCCGCGCAGGCGGCCGGGGTGCGTTTTTGGGCATATCGTGACCAGGCTCTTGAGGCCGATGTGCACATTGAGGATTTCTGGGCCATCCGGGCGGCGATGCAACGCTGCTATAAAGGGTGCGCTCCC